The Pirellulales bacterium genome includes a region encoding these proteins:
- a CDS encoding phosphoglycerate dehydrogenase — MPRIIVLDSLSADGLKLLDEAKSKGIEYEVRTGLKGDALGEALTQFEGAICRSGVKITAVALAGNHRLKAIVRAGVGTDNIDKEAATRLGIVVMNTPAGNTISTAEHTWAIMLALSRNVAPAYHSLLDHKWDRSKYMGTQLAGKTLGIVGLGRIGQAVAKRAQAFEMRIVGFDPFLTKDRAAEMGIELIDCIHGLLPMVDYLTVHTPLTEETRGIVNRHTLDLLKPGVRLVNCARGGIYEELALVEGLKSGKIGGVALDVFEREPCTDSPLYGMPGVLCTPHLGASTEEAQTQVAVEGVGLLVDFLTTGAIRHAVNMSPLDPKTLESLRGYLDAAHRMGLLLAQLVRGAPKRCEIHYRGEVAGKNTKLLSAAFACGLLESALVEDVNIVNAEVLLRERGIELVEQSRQDMGAFSSVISAQIVSDGETRRASATLFGHNMPRLVQLDDHRLEAYLDGILLVFTHTDVPGIIGRVGTILGEHKVNIAQMAVGRGGAGPGGTAIGVLNLDSEPPAAALDAVRSSSDIKSAMVIKLPTAGKLPSWLQG; from the coding sequence ATGCCCCGCATTATCGTTCTCGATTCCCTTAGCGCCGACGGTCTCAAGTTGCTTGATGAGGCCAAATCCAAAGGGATTGAATATGAAGTTCGCACCGGGCTGAAGGGAGACGCACTCGGCGAGGCGCTCACCCAGTTCGAAGGGGCAATCTGCCGTAGCGGCGTGAAGATAACTGCCGTGGCATTAGCGGGAAACCACCGGCTCAAGGCCATCGTCCGCGCCGGCGTCGGGACGGATAATATCGACAAAGAGGCGGCGACGCGATTGGGCATCGTCGTCATGAATACCCCTGCCGGAAACACCATCAGCACGGCGGAACATACCTGGGCGATTATGTTGGCGCTGTCGCGGAATGTTGCACCCGCCTACCACAGTTTGCTCGACCACAAGTGGGATCGAAGCAAATACATGGGAACGCAACTGGCCGGCAAGACGCTGGGGATCGTCGGCCTGGGGCGAATCGGACAAGCGGTGGCGAAGCGGGCGCAGGCGTTCGAGATGCGGATCGTGGGGTTCGACCCGTTTCTCACCAAAGATCGTGCCGCCGAAATGGGCATCGAGTTGATCGATTGCATTCACGGTCTGCTGCCGATGGTGGACTACCTGACCGTTCACACGCCCTTGACGGAAGAAACTCGCGGCATCGTGAATCGTCATACGCTTGATCTGCTCAAGCCCGGCGTGCGGCTGGTGAATTGCGCTCGTGGCGGTATCTACGAAGAGTTGGCGCTGGTCGAGGGCCTTAAGAGCGGCAAGATTGGCGGCGTTGCGCTCGACGTGTTCGAACGCGAGCCTTGCACGGATAGCCCGTTGTATGGCATGCCGGGAGTTCTGTGCACACCGCACCTGGGAGCAAGCACGGAGGAAGCTCAAACGCAAGTGGCGGTCGAAGGGGTGGGGCTGCTGGTCGATTTTTTGACGACCGGAGCGATTCGTCATGCCGTGAACATGAGCCCGCTCGATCCCAAGACGCTCGAATCGCTCCGCGGATATCTCGACGCTGCTCATCGCATGGGATTGCTGCTTGCCCAATTGGTTCGCGGCGCGCCGAAGCGGTGCGAGATTCATTACCGCGGCGAAGTCGCTGGAAAAAATACCAAGCTGCTGAGCGCCGCTTTCGCCTGCGGCCTGCTGGAATCGGCGCTGGTGGAAGATGTGAATATCGTTAATGCCGAAGTGCTACTGCGCGAACGCGGCATCGAACTGGTCGAACAGTCGCGTCAGGACATGGGGGCGTTTAGCTCGGTTATCAGTGCCCAAATCGTCTCCGACGGCGAAACTCGCCGCGCCTCGGCGACGCTGTTTGGACATAACATGCCGCGACTGGTCCAGCTCGACGATCACAGGTTGGAAGCTTATCTCGACGGCATATTGCTCGTGTTTACGCACACCGATGTGCCGGGGATCATCGGCCGCGTCGGGACGATCTTGGGCGAACACAAAGTCAATATCGCCCAGATGGCCGTCGGACGCGGCGGCGCAGGGCCGGGCGGAACGGCGATTGGCGTGCTGAACCTCGACAGCGAACCGCCGGCCGCGGCGCTCGATGCGGTGCGATCAAGCTCAGACATCAAGAGCGCAATGGTCATCAAGCTGCCGACGGCGGGAAAGTTGCCGTCGTGGTTGCAAGGCTAA